In the Thermodesulfobacteriota bacterium genome, CTATCGTTGCCCCAAAAGATTTCACCTTCAATAGCAAAAGTAGGTGCGCCGAATATACCTTTGGACACTGCGAGCTCAGTGCGCTCTCTTAGTGCATCCTTGTTTTCCTGTGACTTAGCTCTGGCAATGATTTGATCCGGCTCAAGCTCAAAAGAACTTAAAATAGGCTCTAAAACCCCTTGATCTGATATGTCTTTATCTTCTGTAAAATTTGCGCTGAACACCCTTTTTGTAAATTCTGATACCCAACTCTCATTCTCATACGCAAGTGCTATGCGGGCTGCCAAAAGACCGTTTTGAGGAAACACCGAGGGCTTAGTAAAAGCAATGTTGTACTTTTCGCATATACGCTCGATATCCTTCCACATATAATCGCCTTTGGCCTTGTAAATATTAAAAGGCGAAGTGTCCCAACCCTGACTCTTAAAGATTGGACCCAACAAAAATGGCTTCCACTCTACACTAACTCCGTGTGTCTTGGAAATCTCATCTATCCTGCTGACTGAGAGGTATGAATATGTGCTTGCGAATTCAAACCAGAACTCAAAATTTGGCTTTTCCATAAGGGCTGCTCCAAAAAAAATCCCACTTGGTTTATACTCCAAATGGGATTTTATTGCAATTCAAATATTGAACAATACCTTTGTCTACTTAGCCGCGCTCCTCTCTGATAGCTGAGTATCTAAGATAAAAAGAGCTGAGGTGCTATTTCCAGCTAGCTTTAATTTATCTAAAATCTCGTGGGCGCTTTTCTCTTCTTCAACCTGCTCAGAGATAAACCACTGAAGCTCTACTGCTG is a window encoding:
- a CDS encoding 2-hydroxychromene-2-carboxylate isomerase, translating into MEKPNFEFWFEFASTYSYLSVSRIDEISKTHGVSVEWKPFLLGPIFKSQGWDTSPFNIYKAKGDYMWKDIERICEKYNIAFTKPSVFPQNGLLAARIALAYENESWVSEFTKRVFSANFTEDKDISDQGVLEPILSSFELEPDQIIARAKSQENKDALRERTELAVSKGIFGAPTFAIEGEIFWGND